In Leptospira langatensis, a single window of DNA contains:
- a CDS encoding cytochrome c oxidase subunit 3 family protein: MSTANHAGGFHHAHHFDSAEHQYESSKQGIWLFLVTEILMFGGLFVGYSIYHSLYPQVFHAGSKQLSVTLGALNTVVLLFSSFTMALGINYVQRGLRSKAIIALAVTIACAGIFMVVKYFEYTHKFHVGTVPGKYAYEEELSPSGEKITKVGALLAEASKLSVEEREHKLHLDETEYEHLTLLNNTKNWPLFFGFYFVMSGIHGLHVLAGAFLIFWVLLKVIRNKVGPEYYTPVEGVGLFWHVVDLIWIYLFPLLYLVG; the protein is encoded by the coding sequence TAGCGCGGAACACCAATACGAATCTTCTAAACAAGGGATTTGGTTATTCTTAGTAACTGAGATCCTGATGTTCGGCGGATTGTTCGTAGGATATTCAATCTACCATTCACTGTATCCTCAAGTCTTCCATGCGGGAAGTAAGCAACTTTCCGTTACTCTGGGAGCCTTGAACACAGTCGTTCTTCTCTTTAGTTCCTTTACCATGGCTTTGGGAATTAACTATGTGCAAAGAGGACTCCGAAGCAAGGCGATCATCGCATTAGCAGTGACGATCGCTTGTGCTGGGATCTTCATGGTTGTGAAATACTTCGAGTACACTCACAAATTCCACGTAGGAACTGTTCCAGGCAAATATGCATACGAAGAAGAACTCAGTCCTTCCGGTGAGAAAATCACCAAAGTAGGTGCTCTTCTTGCAGAAGCTTCTAAACTTAGTGTAGAAGAGAGAGAGCATAAACTGCATTTGGACGAGACCGAATATGAACACCTGACTCTTTTGAACAATACCAAGAACTGGCCTTTGTTCTTCGGATTCTACTTCGTAATGTCCGGTATCCACGGTTTGCACGTTCTGGCCGGAGCCTTCTTGATCTTTTGGGTACTTTTGAAAGTGATCCGAAATAAAGTAGGTCCCGAATACTACACTCCTGTCGAAGGTGTGGGTCTATTCTGGCACGTAGTCGACTTGATCTGGATCTATCTTTTCCCTCTACTTTATTTGGTAGGATAA
- a CDS encoding CHAT domain-containing protein produces the protein MLNLIIDRVGAVNVFNVLDSSGSGSESHLQSTMDEDLILEYIKEIENLVRVSVAIHQKSVQTPTLETDILHDLKILGETFYDQFFPSAIQEKLRLTTEKFLHFNIDPKLGVIPWELLHDGTCFLSDKFFIGKTVRGEANSAAFKEKEKLRMLIIADPTEDLEWAQKEGEQLFRVLSEKVPSSRLEIEFIGGRQVTKLKLLSLIKGKNIIHYSGHLYFSDDPLENGWLISEGKILKAREIKNSGFNTDMVFSNSCQSNKSTTRNLNSDLMNNFAGSFLMSGIKSFIGTNWEIADNQNTIDFTIQFYTNLFADKSIGESLYLAKEHARRNYDPSDLTWTNYSLHGQPIIRVVSDPSKGKPVHKIINPSLIFKFYPSAIASSYYQFTERQKEESLTSFQLMECLIRSFEEFSKILGGILFSDHQNHSLGKYIPNNPDDAYNIERWWELIFQCLHDFRKLEITPVVTDLAEILFANKDTIQKMIQWMDLYSKGQIQPESADGYLITFQYYYENLLTELEELERISIFLVSTNSNTHLFFRGLKPESSLVAAPMIKQDFIGEQIEKYRGKVIVFHEDRLQIFPLNCSIVENPETKDLELAFLGFLSSKPGNLPHGGI, from the coding sequence ATGCTGAACCTAATTATAGACAGAGTCGGTGCGGTAAACGTATTCAACGTATTGGACAGCTCGGGTAGCGGATCCGAGTCACACCTTCAGTCCACCATGGACGAGGATCTCATCCTCGAGTATATTAAGGAAATCGAAAACTTAGTCCGCGTTTCCGTAGCAATCCATCAGAAATCCGTTCAAACACCTACACTAGAAACCGACATACTTCACGATCTAAAGATCTTGGGAGAGACATTCTACGACCAGTTCTTTCCGAGTGCCATCCAAGAGAAGCTAAGGCTCACCACCGAGAAGTTCCTGCATTTCAATATAGATCCTAAACTGGGAGTGATCCCTTGGGAGCTCCTACACGACGGAACCTGCTTCCTTTCGGATAAATTCTTTATCGGTAAGACTGTAAGGGGGGAGGCTAATAGCGCAGCATTCAAAGAAAAAGAAAAGCTAAGAATGCTCATTATCGCAGACCCGACAGAAGATCTAGAATGGGCCCAGAAAGAAGGGGAACAGCTCTTTAGAGTATTGAGTGAGAAGGTACCAAGTTCTCGCTTAGAGATCGAGTTCATAGGCGGACGCCAAGTTACCAAACTCAAACTTCTCTCCTTGATCAAAGGAAAGAATATCATCCATTATTCCGGACATCTGTATTTCTCAGACGATCCTCTAGAAAATGGATGGCTGATCTCCGAAGGAAAGATCCTAAAAGCAAGAGAGATCAAAAACTCCGGATTCAATACGGACATGGTCTTTTCGAACTCTTGCCAATCGAACAAGAGTACGACTCGAAACCTGAATTCGGATCTGATGAATAATTTCGCCGGATCCTTTTTGATGTCGGGGATCAAAAGTTTTATCGGGACCAATTGGGAGATCGCGGACAACCAGAACACGATCGATTTCACGATCCAATTCTATACGAATTTATTCGCGGACAAGAGCATTGGAGAATCTCTCTATCTCGCAAAAGAACATGCGAGAAGGAACTATGATCCAAGCGATCTGACTTGGACGAATTATAGTCTGCATGGGCAACCTATCATTCGAGTCGTGTCCGATCCTTCCAAAGGAAAACCGGTCCATAAGATCATTAACCCTTCTTTAATATTCAAATTCTATCCTAGCGCAATTGCATCTTCTTATTATCAATTCACCGAAAGACAAAAAGAAGAATCCCTAACTTCCTTTCAATTAATGGAATGTTTGATCCGGTCCTTCGAAGAGTTCTCCAAGATACTCGGAGGGATCCTGTTCAGTGATCACCAAAACCATTCTTTAGGAAAATACATCCCGAATAATCCGGACGACGCTTACAATATCGAAAGATGGTGGGAACTGATCTTTCAATGCCTTCATGACTTCAGAAAATTAGAGATCACTCCCGTGGTTACCGATCTCGCAGAGATCCTTTTTGCAAACAAGGATACGATCCAAAAAATGATCCAATGGATGGATCTCTATTCCAAGGGACAGATCCAGCCTGAATCCGCAGACGGCTATCTGATCACCTTCCAATATTATTATGAAAATCTTCTTACTGAGTTAGAGGAATTAGAAAGGATCAGCATCTTCTTAGTGTCCACGAACTCGAATACGCATCTATTCTTTCGCGGACTGAAGCCTGAGTCTTCCTTAGTGGCTGCTCCAATGATCAAACAGGACTTTATCGGAGAGCAAATTGAGAAGTACAGAGGCAAGGTAATCGTATTCCACGAAGACAGATTACAGATCTTCCCTCTCAATTGCAGTATCGTCGAAAACCCTGAAACCAAAGATCTTGAGTTGGCCTTTTTAGGATTCCTATCCAGCAAACCGGGAAATCTGCCTCACGGCGGTATTTGA
- a CDS encoding CarD family transcriptional regulator, whose amino-acid sequence MAGKKKQSGYDHGVGDYVVYPIHGVGEITEIAKKVILGKKKECYVMEIQGSKMKVMIPVDKAKQVGIRPIIDKKDIKKVINLLKKDEIDTEEDWKIRYQNNLNKIKSGSIFEVADVCRNLFRRANGKELSIMERKLYESAYNLVKMEVALSKGVSQEEAGNLVSDVLASTFAPGERIPVATVDIDEE is encoded by the coding sequence TTGGCTGGCAAAAAGAAACAATCTGGCTACGATCATGGCGTAGGTGACTACGTCGTCTATCCGATCCACGGAGTAGGTGAAATCACCGAAATCGCTAAAAAGGTTATCCTGGGAAAGAAAAAAGAGTGCTACGTAATGGAAATCCAGGGTAGCAAGATGAAGGTTATGATCCCAGTCGATAAGGCAAAACAGGTTGGTATACGACCTATTATCGACAAGAAGGACATTAAGAAAGTCATCAATCTGCTCAAAAAGGATGAGATCGATACGGAAGAGGACTGGAAGATCAGATACCAAAATAATCTGAACAAAATCAAGTCCGGTTCGATCTTCGAAGTGGCGGATGTGTGCAGGAATTTATTCCGTAGGGCAAACGGTAAAGAACTGTCCATCATGGAACGTAAATTGTACGAAAGTGCGTACAATCTAGTTAAGATGGAAGTCGCCCTAAGCAAAGGTGTTTCTCAAGAAGAAGCTGGAAACCTTGTTTCAGATGTTTTAGCTAGTACATTCGCTCCGGGAGAGAGAATCCCCGTAGCAACAGTAGATATAGACGAAGAATAA
- a CDS encoding phasin-related domain-containing protein, which produces MEKEIKEALNFAIGAAKTLREQADSILLKVEKEFKELSAKGSQDQSEVANNLRKYIEDALRSVEGLAGQVNSKVEEVKKDIGKKNSNGSAG; this is translated from the coding sequence ATGGAAAAGGAAATCAAAGAGGCATTGAATTTCGCGATCGGAGCCGCAAAGACTCTGAGAGAACAAGCCGATAGCATTCTTTTGAAAGTGGAAAAAGAATTTAAAGAGCTCTCCGCAAAAGGTTCCCAAGACCAAAGTGAAGTAGCTAATAATCTTCGTAAGTACATCGAAGACGCGTTACGCTCTGTTGAAGGTCTAGCCGGCCAAGTAAATTCCAAAGTAGAAGAAGTTAAAAAAGATATCGGAAAGAAAAATTCCAACGGATCTGCGGGCTAA
- a CDS encoding PIN/TRAM domain-containing protein — protein sequence MAYFYKGLTAVVLSSVSFFVTQKQTQELVFAGSSAGLVLVISLVLLFGENKLFPKLRGDVIFCVGVGTLIGFGVAWFLGTVIRFEELNLALYLILGLFGARAGKSFAKEPGLSVFGGGGGGPTSLVDPFGVASINKDEVRDKILDTSVVIDGRILDIADTHFIDGPLILPNFVLREIQLISDSSDPIKRARGRRGLEMLNKLQRKGSIEVKITYKDYSDTREVDAKLIKLARDTGGKIVTNDFNLNKVAELQGVKVLNLNTLANALKPVVLPGEELGIQVIKEGKDENQGIGYLEDGTMVVIENGGHLVGKEVKVTVTSIIQTAAGKMIFTKANGNGGGSDKGDRSNEKENRGNKGGDRDDRNRYDRQERGGEDRGNRKDFQNKNQNRGNYQDRGDRGDDFGNRKDFQDQQQQQ from the coding sequence ATGGCATATTTCTATAAAGGCTTAACGGCCGTCGTACTCTCCTCGGTGTCGTTCTTTGTAACGCAGAAACAAACTCAGGAGCTAGTATTTGCAGGCTCTAGTGCGGGGCTTGTACTCGTAATTTCTCTCGTACTTTTGTTCGGTGAAAATAAACTATTTCCTAAACTCCGCGGAGACGTTATTTTCTGCGTGGGAGTTGGTACCCTGATCGGTTTCGGAGTCGCTTGGTTTTTAGGAACCGTGATCCGTTTTGAAGAATTGAACCTAGCATTGTATTTGATCTTAGGGCTTTTCGGCGCACGTGCCGGAAAATCCTTTGCGAAAGAACCCGGTCTTTCCGTTTTCGGAGGCGGCGGTGGAGGTCCTACCTCTTTAGTCGATCCGTTTGGAGTCGCTTCCATCAATAAGGATGAAGTCAGAGATAAGATCCTGGATACTTCCGTGGTTATCGACGGAAGAATATTAGATATTGCTGATACACACTTTATCGATGGGCCTCTCATTCTTCCTAACTTCGTGTTGAGAGAGATTCAATTGATCAGCGATTCTTCCGATCCGATCAAGAGGGCTCGGGGCCGCAGAGGTTTGGAGATGCTGAATAAGCTCCAAAGAAAAGGCTCTATCGAAGTAAAGATCACTTATAAAGACTATTCCGACACAAGAGAAGTGGACGCGAAACTGATCAAGCTCGCTAGGGACACCGGTGGCAAGATCGTTACCAACGATTTCAATTTGAACAAGGTCGCTGAACTCCAAGGAGTGAAGGTGTTAAACCTGAACACTCTTGCAAACGCCCTGAAACCAGTGGTGCTTCCCGGTGAAGAATTGGGGATCCAAGTCATCAAAGAAGGTAAGGACGAAAACCAAGGTATCGGTTACTTAGAAGACGGAACCATGGTGGTGATCGAGAACGGCGGACATCTCGTCGGCAAAGAAGTTAAGGTCACTGTTACTTCCATTATCCAAACTGCTGCCGGTAAGATGATCTTTACCAAGGCTAACGGGAACGGTGGTGGCTCCGATAAAGGAGACCGCAGCAATGAAAAAGAGAACCGTGGCAACAAGGGTGGGGACAGAGACGATCGCAATCGCTATGATCGCCAAGAAAGAGGCGGAGAGGATCGCGGAAATCGCAAGGATTTCCAAAATAAGAACCAAAATCGCGGAAACTACCAAGATAGGGGCGATAGAGGGGACGATTTCGGGAACCGCAAGGATTTTCAAGATCAGCAACAGCAGCAATAA
- the pckA gene encoding phosphoenolpyruvate carboxykinase (ATP), which translates to MQAQTQVKGLKELGIEPSEVFHNLSYDEIFEHEKNNGETVLSSNGTMMVDTGIFTGRSPKDKYFVDEPTSNKNIWWSHINFKASEQVFDELYEKCVNYLSGKKLYVFDGYAGANPETRIGLRVVSEKAWQHHFCTNMFIRPTKDELANLLPEFTIINACGVKNEKYKEHGLNSDVFVIFHLGKKLCIIGGTEYGGEMKKGIFSVMNYKLPLQGIVSMHCSANVGNKDGDTALFFGLSGTGKTTLSTDPNRKLIGDDEHGWDDNGIFNIEGGCYAKVINLDPKTEPEIFEAIKRDALLENVVYDEKTKVVDYSSAAKTENTRVSYPIYHIKNIQVPSKGGHPKVIIFLTYDAFGVLPPVSRLSIEQAMYHFLSGYTAKVAGTERGVKEPTATFSACFGAAFMTLHPTVYAKLLGEKMRKHNVRAYLMNTGLVGGAYGVGKRMNLPSTRKIIDEIMNGNIDKSQFVKHPVFQVEYPKTVEGVDSSILDPREAWADKAAYDESSKRLAGMFIENFKKYAEGSKDYDFTAFGPQLG; encoded by the coding sequence ATGCAGGCCCAGACGCAAGTGAAGGGACTGAAGGAGCTCGGAATCGAGCCCTCCGAAGTCTTCCATAACCTTTCATACGACGAAATTTTCGAACACGAGAAGAATAACGGAGAAACGGTGCTTTCTTCTAACGGAACTATGATGGTTGATACCGGGATTTTCACCGGTCGTTCCCCCAAAGATAAATATTTCGTAGATGAACCTACTTCTAACAAAAATATTTGGTGGTCTCATATCAATTTCAAAGCTTCGGAGCAAGTCTTCGATGAGCTTTATGAGAAATGTGTAAATTACCTTAGCGGTAAGAAACTCTATGTTTTCGACGGATACGCAGGAGCGAACCCTGAAACCAGGATCGGTCTGAGAGTCGTTTCCGAGAAAGCATGGCAGCACCATTTCTGTACGAACATGTTCATTCGTCCTACTAAAGATGAATTGGCGAACCTTCTTCCTGAGTTCACAATCATCAACGCTTGTGGCGTTAAGAACGAGAAATACAAAGAACATGGTCTGAACTCGGACGTATTCGTGATCTTCCACCTTGGCAAAAAACTTTGCATCATCGGTGGAACTGAATACGGCGGAGAAATGAAGAAAGGGATCTTCTCGGTAATGAACTATAAATTACCGCTGCAAGGGATCGTTTCTATGCACTGCTCTGCGAATGTCGGAAATAAAGACGGCGACACCGCTCTTTTCTTCGGACTTTCCGGAACAGGAAAGACAACTCTTTCCACCGACCCGAACCGTAAACTGATCGGAGACGATGAGCATGGTTGGGACGATAACGGTATCTTCAATATCGAAGGCGGTTGCTACGCTAAGGTGATCAACCTGGATCCTAAGACCGAGCCTGAGATCTTCGAAGCCATTAAGAGAGATGCACTTCTCGAGAACGTGGTTTACGACGAAAAGACAAAGGTGGTCGACTACAGCTCTGCAGCCAAAACCGAAAACACCCGCGTCTCTTATCCTATCTACCACATCAAAAACATCCAAGTTCCTTCCAAAGGCGGTCATCCTAAAGTGATCATCTTTTTGACTTACGATGCATTCGGAGTTCTTCCTCCAGTTTCTCGTTTGTCTATCGAGCAAGCGATGTATCACTTCCTTTCCGGTTATACCGCAAAAGTTGCAGGAACTGAAAGAGGAGTTAAAGAGCCTACCGCTACTTTCTCCGCTTGTTTCGGTGCTGCGTTCATGACCCTTCACCCAACCGTTTATGCTAAACTCTTGGGAGAGAAGATGCGCAAGCATAACGTTCGCGCGTATCTGATGAACACCGGACTCGTAGGTGGAGCATACGGAGTAGGTAAGAGAATGAATCTTCCTTCTACTCGTAAGATCATCGACGAGATCATGAACGGAAACATCGATAAGTCCCAGTTCGTGAAACATCCAGTTTTCCAAGTAGAATATCCTAAAACTGTAGAAGGTGTGGATAGCTCCATTCTGGATCCTCGCGAGGCTTGGGCTGACAAAGCTGCTTACGATGAGTCTTCTAAGAGACTTGCAGGTATGTTCATTGAGAACTTCAAGAAATATGCCGAAGGTTCCAAAGATTACGATTTCACCGCTTTCGGACCTCAGCTCGGTTAA